The Podospora bellae-mahoneyi strain CBS 112042 chromosome 7, whole genome shotgun sequence genome includes a window with the following:
- the FAF1 gene encoding pre-rRNA processing and 40S ribosomal subunit assembly (EggNog:ENOG503P2R3; COG:S), with translation MPSALGKRKASPAEEDVVDAQEALRRHFEARFKMPAGIAPCAAPPSKRQARDEDEDDEEEEEEEEDDSDFDSNESDVESWDGVSSEEEEEDADSEEKGESHVVEVVDYSQDPSSTAITSLMSKKELKAYLSSRPPSHASAAQSDTPNPKKKKADESQAEDSAAFLANDLALQRLIAESHILSAAGGNASHWQSSAAAETAANTRAFAAGRTAKKTTDMRFQALGAKDSILGQAKMPMAMRKGIVSHAAAKEAKRRKEAKENGIVLEREVKKSKPSRGRRGGGRGEPREVGAPGVGRMKGATLRISAREAEVLNRPGPARRGGGRGGRGGRR, from the exons ATGCCAAGCGCACTAGGAAAACGAAAGGCGTCTCCCGCCGAAGAGGACGTGGTGGACGCCCAAGAAGCCCTCAGACGGCACTTTGAGGCTCGATTCAAGATGCCCGCTGGCATCGCCCCATGCGCCGCTCCACCATCCAAGAGACAGGCCcgcgatgaggatgaggatgacgaagaagaagaagaagaagaagaagacgacagCGACTTTGACAGCAACGAATCCGATGTCGAATCCTGGGATGGTGTCTCtagcgaagaagaagaggaagacg CAGACtcggaagaaaaaggagaatCCCACGTCGTAGAGGTGGTCGACTACAGTCAAGACCCTTCCTCAACCGCGATAACCTCCCTCATGAGCAAAAAGGAGCTCAAAGCCTACCTC TCCTCCCGTCCACCAAGCCACGCATCTGCGGCACAGTCcgacacccccaacccaaaaaagaaaaaggccgACGAGTCCCAAGCCGAAGACAGCGCCGCCTTCCTGGCGAACGATCTCGCCCTCCAGCGCCTCATCGCCGAGTCCCacatcctctccgccgccggcggcaaCGCCTCCCACTGGCAGTCCAGCGCCGCCGCAGAAACCGCCGCCAACACGCGCGCCTTCGCCGCCGGGCGCACCGCGAAGAAGACTACCGATATGAGATTCCAGGCGCTGGGAGCCAAGGACAGCATCTTGGGTCAGGCTAAGATGCCCAtggcgatgaggaaggggattGTGAGCCATGCTGCGGCGAAGGAGGCCAAACGGAGAAAAGAGGCAAAGGAGAATGGGATTgtgctggagagggaggtgaagaagagcaaaccgtcgagggggaggagaggtggtgggagaggggagccaagggaggtgggagcaccgggggtggggaggatgaagggggCCACGCTGAGGATTAGTGCaagggaggcggaggtgttGAATAGACCCGGTCctgcgaggaggggaggaggacggggtgggagaggggggaggagatga
- the HIS6 gene encoding Enzyme that catalyzes the fourth step in the histidine pathway (BUSCO:EOG092640IZ; EggNog:ENOG503NVJU; COG:E), with amino-acid sequence MTRFRPCIDLHSGQVKQIVGGTLDSKTTSLLTNFISPHPPSYFSKLYKENDLHGAHVIMLGPGNRTAAIESLAAWPNNLQIGGGINETNAQEWINLGASKVIITSYLFPNGTFSQERLDKVLVALGGDKEKLVIDLSCRRKGEDRWFVAMDKWQTITDMEVCEESIRQLEPYCSEFLIHAADNEGLQRGIDEKLVENLARWCSIPVTYAGGGRNLDDLEMVKKLSNGKVDLTIGSALDCFGGSGVTLQECVEWNKKQ; translated from the exons atgaCCCGTTTCCGTCCCTGCATAGACCTCCACTCAGGCCAAGTCAAACAAATCGTCGGCGGCACCCTCGactccaaaaccacctccctcctcaccaactttatctccccccaccccccctcttaCTTCTCCAAGCTCTACAAAGAAAATGACCTCCACGGCGCCCACGTCATCATGCTCGGGCCCGGCAACCGCACAGCAGCCATCGAGTCCCTAGCCGCCTggcccaacaacctccaaatcggcggcggcatcaaCGAGACCAACGCCCAGGAGTGGATCAACCTCGGAGCCTCAAAAGTGATCATCACCTCCTACCTCTTTCCCAACGGGACTTTCTCCCAGGAGAGACTAGACAAAGTCCTTGTTGCGCTTGGTggggacaaggagaagctggtgATTGATCTGAGCTGCAGGAGGAAGGGCGAGGATAGGTGGTTTGTTGCCATGGATAAGTGGCAGACAATCACAGATATGGAGGTTTGTGAAG AATCTATCAGACAGCTCGAGCCGTATTGCTCAGAGTTCCTCATCCACGCTGCCGACAACGAAGGCCTGCAGCGTGGCATTGACGAAAAGCTGGTGGAAAACCTGGCCAGGTGGTGCAGTATCCCCGTTACATACGCTGGTGGCGGTAGGAATCTGGATGATCTGGAGATGGTTAAGAAGCTCAGCAACGGAAAAGTGGACCTAACAATCGGCAGCGCCCTGGATTGCTTCGGCGGGAGCGGTGTCACACTGCAAGAGTGTGTTGAATGGAATAAAAAGCAGTAA
- a CDS encoding hypothetical protein (EggNog:ENOG503NV3V; COG:J; COG:U; BUSCO:EOG092629WJ), translating to MAETLSIRPSKRRRVSPTGETADGSNGNDSKIQKQFFKTAANWNLEQSYEERSRKGRKKDARKAAAEAGRLPSRTAAGTWTVKEDDAASVASDSEWFEGEDNEDAEPQEAEEAAPEEPQIPVKEQIRRAQEELAKVATQLNEDPEEYPGAFKAMSRIGDSQIMAIKKICMVTQMTVYKDVIPGYRIRPSTEEAGEKLSKEVRRLRTYEQALVTGYQGYIKKLAYFAASPSTETSTRGQPISTIAINCACTLVNSVPHFNFRGDLLRILVKKLSTRKVDADFVKCRETLETLFKEDEEGNASMEAVSLLSKMMRAKEYRVDESVLNTFLHLRLLGEFAGKASQDRADRPTDGYNGKKLKQKKQFRTKKERKLMKEQKEAEKVMAHADAAVSHEEREKMQSETLKMVFATYFRVLKERVPHLMGAVLEGLAQYAHLINQDFFGDLLEALKQLIRYSEMPEEENEDEQMAEDGDEEEVIRDTSRESLLCTITAFALLEGQDAHNARTDLHLDLSYFITHLYRGLLPLSVNPDLELGAKSLHLSDPNDASGGNRKDTRINVQTTTVLLMRCLSGVLLPPWNIRSVPPLRLAAFTKQLMTVALQLPEKSCQAMLGLLGEVVHTHNRKVNALWNTEERKMDGTFKPLAETVEGSNPFATTIWEGELLKKHYCPKVREQLKTMEKELKNL from the coding sequence ATGGCCGAAACATTGAGCATACGCCCCTccaagaggagaagagtttCCCCTACTGGGGAGACAGCCGACGGATCGAACGGAAACGACAGCAAAATCCAGAAGCAGTTTTTCAAGACCGCCGCCAACTGGAATCTCGAACAAAGTTACGAAGAACGATCCCGGAAAGGCAGGAAGAAGGATGCAAGAAAGGCAGCCGCCGAGGCTGGGAGGCTGCCTTCCCGGACTGCCGCAGGAACTTGGACTGTGAAGGAGGACGATGCCGCTTCTGTGGCCAGCGACAGCGAATGGTTCGAGGGCGAGGACAACGAAGATGCGGAACCCCAAGAAGCAGAGGAGGCTGCCCCCGAGGAGCCCCAGATCCCGGTGAAGGAGCAGATTCGACGCGCACAGGAAGAACTCGCCAAGGTTGCGACACAGTTGAACGAAGACCCCGAAGAATACCCCGGTGCATTCAAGGCGATGTCCAGGATTGGCGATTCCCAGATtatggccatcaagaagatcTGCATGGTTACGCAGATGACGGTGTACAAAGATGTCATCCCAGGCTACCGGATAAGACCTTCTACCGAAGAGGCTGGTGAGAAGCTATCGAAGGAGGTCAGGCGGCTGCGAACATACGAGCAGGCGTTGGTGACGGGTTATCAGGGGTATATCAAAAAGCTTGCCTATTTCGCTGCTTCGCCATCAACCGAAACGAGTACTCGCGGCCAGCCTATTTCCACCATCGCGATCAACTGCGCCTGCACTCTAGTCAACTCAGTACCACATTTCAACTTTCGGGGCGATCTGCTGAGGATATTGGTCAAGAAGCTGAGCACTCGCAAGGTTGATGCTGATTTTGTCAAGTGTAGAGAGACTCTCGAGACTCTCTtcaaggaggacgaggagggaaaCGCATCCATGGAAGCTGTGTCTCTGCTCAgcaagatgatgagggccAAGGAATATCGCGTTGACGAGAGTGTACTCAACACATTCCTTCACCTTCGTCTTCTGGGCGAGTTTGCAGGCAAGGCCTCGCAAGATAGGGCCGATCGGCCCACTGATGGGTATAACGggaagaagctcaagcagaagaagcagtTCCGGACGAAGAAGGAACGCAAGCTTATGAAGGAGCAAAAGGAAGCCGAAAAGGTCATGGCTCACGCAGATGCCGCGGTCAGCCatgaagaaagagagaagatgCAATCGGAAACCCTGAAGATGGTTTTCGCGACATATTTCAGAGTCCTGAAAGAGCGGGTGCCACACCTTATGGGAGCTGTTCTGGAAGGCTTGGCCCAATATgctcacctcatcaaccaggATTTCTTTGGCGATCTTCTTGAAGCTCTGAAGCAGCTTATTCGTTACAGCGAGATGCCCGAGGAAGAAAACGAGGATGAACAGATGGCGGaggacggcgacgaggaagaagtcaTCCGCGACACCAGCAGAGAATCCCTGCTGTGCACCATCACAGCATTTGCGCTCCTCGAGGGCCAGGATGCCCACAACGCTCGCACCGACCTGCACCTCGACCTTTCGTACTTTATCACACATCTTTACCGTGGTCTTCTCCCCCTATCGGTGAATCCTGATCTGGAGCTGGGTGCCAAGTCCCTCCATCTCTCTGACCCGAACGACGCGTCAGGAGGTAATCGCAAGGACACCAGGATCAACGTGCAGACGACCACAGTCCTACTCATGCGCTGCCTGAGCGGTGTGCTTCTTCCGCCCTGGAACATCAGGTCCGTACCGCCCCTCCGTCTGGCCGCCTTCACCAAGCAGCTCATGACGGTGGCTTTGCAGCTGCCGGAGAAGTCGTGTCAGGCGATGCTTGGGCTtttgggtgaggtggtgcaCACACATAACAGGAAGGTCAACGCGCTCTGGAATACTGAAGAGAGGAAAATGGACGGCACATTTAAGCCTCTGGCTGAGACGGTCGAAGGTAGTAATCCATTTGCCACGACGATCTGGGAAGGGGAGCTCTTGAAGAAGCACTATTGCCCCAAGGTTAGGGAGCAGCTGAAGACtatggagaaggagctcaagaatCTTTGA
- the UTP10 gene encoding snoRNA-binding rRNA-processing protein utp10 (BUSCO:EOG0926051U; COG:S; EggNog:ENOG503NV87), which translates to MSSLLEQLKAVQANSRVILDGKLAKAAHSKSLIFEPQAAASQTYADIYRVAREGFDELCTIDSRFRPFAAHLFSEESQQADRTQMTADENATLDRRVESFLQLAAARLQLMPAIKAIEWLIRRFRIHEFNTRTLITCFLPFHTIPVFVTLLSILPSNLPHEYRFLDPYIRSLTNPPIEVIVTQATNHRELLTAISEYTLDLGDKKHDYHAATMLWFSVMTQSVNAMIDKGRSGNKAIQLENTQKLLQQVTPALSRGMMMRQSPELQMASYMPVLVLARKGRLNDAALVAFMDQLVAGWQSKTVDQGLLTLACLAYARAAKPVTSRVAKALLKIDDLVGKFKMVNQTQCVRKLANGTALAFVDRLSKKGNFRALQGVKAIILGGFLDQMQVKVVYKSLLLAAHKLNDELDPQGTIRKELASTLVSLAQLKDKNGDAIRAAIEEVDFNIEELELKLGAAIRPKLTIAEGSDDMMEGVEAMAIEERPSLDATLQQLEKLQPSKTSCLSQESGVFNDLCAVFLSAAIEQVDLERFDAAPVLSRDQALNDAFYFSFYMRVWCGPHPALAKVVALERVKNRIKESESTKTDLQAIAFYAAVALADPSKKVRRAAADLIAVLKATFKASEDVWGAKDLYGASGVSMDSAAFKCLLDSVLVPSLEEAVTHEDQIGIIISSALENSKLGDKKTRLAIFKFFCAHITETPLLTAKLRLLEGINKIKSISGTYRTELLLAMLRSWASLTSTEAAERAALESLDEKALDLAAVGTVVPSQHDGLDLLFQLIKDPQTRPTLVVAIFERTTKMWPTMKSQAKLLTANVMLELSQSSGQDTAAVEAAGFLRNVDLTTDILLAFVDSLQYEDTRMATEVPANKRRRTSTAAQPVSSNTISLEVQKTVKKMNFVLELVQGSKPENHPELLPSLFTTLSDIHHLRKLVGSELGYMQALVLSSIGAMIPAYDNNKDLTIDASVGYGDILAACVQNSSSTQVTNEALLVVASLARTAPDVVLQSVMPIFTFMGSSVLRQADNYSQSVVKKTVQQVIPPLIATFRNKGRNLVASTKDLLASFVTAYEHIPPTRKREIFISLVENLGPDDFLFAVLAMFVDRYGATDEMFSFTSYIMSCFSVEIQLHSLIKFLDLVSDIFKPKPALSNSLIGNDSDADKTALKQLTLLPNLLSNSRLKQEITALAERDDMESVKIRDSYAKLLEGILSMASNLKAKKALYSRCGDALAKLLSLLSIAEFIKSVDSLLERPDIGLRRKVLQALELRVDKESTGDPKSREALLAFLPQLTAVIRESDDMNYKHTAVTCVDKISEKYGKKDLDAVAAAAQTIAGDHCLGQSSQALRLMALLCLASLVDVLQDGIVPVLPVAIPKTLGYLEESLSGDKPNTELHNASYAFVAALAQHIPYMISGASLDRLLACSNASAVADLDAESARNRSHCLQLLAKLVDPKVLYTALNNNWATAAKSGFAAITEFLDILGLALDKHARPAVTKNINILSEIFTKTLDLRRVVVTGEIKTELSVEQLGQIDSLIIQTALKMIYKLHDAVFRPVFSKLVEWGWSGLPKSDASGRTLRLVSLYTFLDAFFEALKSIITNYASYIVDSASSILSGTNFARENEKLLWQRVVRTLTTCFKHDQDGFWQAPSHYNAVAPVLVEQFLHAANFDAMEELIPAVVELAAAVDSQEHRKELNTSLLKHLESPVVAVRLAVIRCQQGLTERLEEEWLRGLAEMLPRISELQDDEDEGVERENARWIVGIEEKLGESLDSMLQ; encoded by the exons ATGTCTTCCCTCCTGGAGCAGCTAAAGGCTGTTCAGGCCAACTCCCGCGTCATCCTTGACGGAAAGCTCGCCAAAGCCGCGCATTCAAAGTCCTTGATTTTCGAGCCCCAGGCCGCTGCTAGCCAGACCTATGCCGACATCTACAGAGTCGCCCGCGAAGGCTTCGACGAGCTATGTACGATCGACAGTCGATTCAGACCCTTCGCGGCCCATCTTTTCAGCGAGGAAAGTCAGCAGGCCGACCGGACCCAGATGACGGCCGACGAAAACGCTACGCTTGACAGGCGTGTGGAATCATTTCTTCAGCTTGCGGCCGCCCGTCTACAGCTCATGCCCGCTATCAAAGCCATCGAGTGGCTGATTCGAAGATTTAG GATCCACGAGTTCAACACCCGGACGCTCATCACCTGTTTCCTTCCATTCCACACCATCCCAGTCTTTGTTACATTGCTCTCGATTCTCCCTAGCAACCTTCCCCACGAGTACCGGTTCTTGGACCCATATATTCGGTCCTTGACGAACCCACCGATCGAGGTCATCGTTACGCAAGCGACAAACCACCGCGAATTGCTGACCGCGATATCAGAATATACCCTCGATTTGGGCGACAAAAAGCACGACTATCATGCCGCAACAATGTTATGGTTCAGCGTCATGACGCAGTCTGTAAACGCCATGATCGATAAGGGGCGGTCTGGAAACAAGGCTATCCAGCTTGAGAACACCCAGAAGCTTCTTCAGCAGGTTACTCCAGCGTTGAGCAGAggcatgatgatgagacAAAGTCCGGAACTCCAAATGGCGAGTTACATGCCCGTTCTTGTCTTGGCCAGAAAGGGCCGTCTCAACGATGCTGCCCTCGTCGCTTTCATGGACCAACTTGTGGCTGGGTGGCAAAGCAAGACTGTTGATCAGGGTCTTCTCACATTGGCTTGCCTTGCCTACGCCCGCGCTGCAAAGCCCGTGACTTCGCGCGTTGCCAAGGCCCTTCTCAAAATCGACGATCTTGTGGGCAAGTTCAAGATGGTCAACCAGACGCAATGTGTGCGCAAGTTGGCCAATGGGACTGCGTTAGCTTTCGTGGATAGATTGTCGAAGAAGGGCAACTTCCGGGCTCTTCAAGGAGTCAAGGCCATCATTTTGGGCGGCTTCCTTGACCAGATGCAAGTGAAGGTCGTCTACAAGTCATTGCTTCTGGCAGCCCACAAGCTCAACGATGAGCTTGACCCACAGGGTACTATTCGCAAGGAGCTGGCTTCCACTCTCGTGAGCCTTGCGCAGCTCAAGGATAAGAATGGCGATGCTATCCGAGCGGCCATAGAGGAGGTCGACTTCAAcattgaggagcttgagctcAAGCTTGGGGCAGCTATCCGCCCGAAGTTGACCATCGCTGAGGGATCAGATGATatgatggagggtgtggagGCCATGGCAATTGAAGAAAGACCGAGTCTGGATGCCACGCTTCAGCAACTTGAAAAGCTTCAGCCGTCCAAGACCTCTTGCTTGTCTCAGGAATCCGGCGTATTTAACGACCTCTGCGCGGTATTCTTGTCTGCTGCGATCGAGCAAGTCGACCTTGAAAGATTTGATGCTGCCCCTGTTCTCAGCCGTGATCAGGCTCTCAACGATGCTTTTTACTTCAGCTTCTACATGCGGGTTTGGTGTGGCCCGCACCCAGCATTGGCCAAGGTGGTCGCTTTGGAAAGGGTCAAAAACCGCATCAAGGAGAGCGAATCCACCAAAACTGATCTGCAGGCCATTGCTTTTTACGCCGCTGTTGCCTTGGCTGATCCCTCGAAGAAGGTTCGTCGTGCTGCGGCAGATCTGATCGCTGTTCTCAAAGCCACTTTCAAGGCTTCCGAGGATGTTTGGGGCGCGAAGGACCTCTATGGTGCGAGTGGCGTCTCTATGGACTCTGCCGCTTTCAAGTGCCTACTTGATTCCGTTCTTGTTCCATCTTTGGAAGAAGCCGTCACCCATGAGGACCAGAttggcatcatcatctctaGCGCTTTGGAGAACTCTAAACTGGGAGACAAGAAGACGAGACTGGCTATTTTCAAGTTTTTCTGCGCACACATTACAGAAACGCCATTGCTCACCGCCAAGCTCCGTTTGCTGGAGGgcatcaacaagatcaagagcATTTCCGGCACATATAGAACCGAGCTATTGCTTGCTATGCTTCGTTCATGGGCTTCCCTCACCAGCACCGAGGCCGCCGAGCGTGCTGCTTTGGAGTCATTGGACGAGAAGGCACTGGATCTGGCAGCCGTTGGAACTGTTGTCCCCAGCCAGCACGACGGCCTGGATTTGCTTTTCCAGCTTATCAAGGATCCTCAGACAAGACCAACTCTTGTCGTTGCCATCTTCGAGCGCACCACAAAGATGTGGCCGACCATGAAGTCCCAGGCCAAGTTGTTGACTGCCAACGTCATGCTTGAACTTTCTCAGAGCTCTGGCCAGGATACTGCTGCGGTAGAGGCCGCTGGTTTCTTGAGAAATGTTGACTTGACCACGGATATTCTCCTGGCCTTTGTTGACTCTCTCCAGTATGAAGACACGAGGATGGCGACCGAGGTTCCCGCCAACAAGCGAAGACGTACCAGCACAGCAGCCCAGCCTGTGAGCTCCAACACGATCAGCCTAGAGGTTCAGAAGACTGTCAAGAAGATGAACTTTGTGCTTGAACTCGTCCAGGGTTCCAAGCCTGAGAACCACCCTGAGCTGCTCCCCAGTCTGTTCACGACTCTGTCGGACATCCATCATCTTCGCAAGCTGGTGGGCTCCGAGCTTGGATACATGCAAGCTCTTGTTCTCAGCAGCATCGGCGCCATGATTCCTGCGtatgacaacaacaaggacCTGACAATCGATGCTTCTGTTGGCTATGGTGATATCCTGGCTGCCTGCGTGCAAAATTCTTCGAGCACCCAGGTCACAAACGAGGCTCTCTTGGTTGTCGCCAGCCTGGCCCGCACAGCTCCCGATGTTGTGCTGCAGAGCGTTATGCCGATCTTCACCTTCATGGGTAGCTCGGTGCTCAGACAGGCTGACAACTACTCCCAGTCTGTTGTCAAGAAGACTGTTCAGCAGGTTATTCCTCCGCTGATTGCCACTTTCCGCAACAAGGGGCGGAACTTGGTTGCCAGCACCAAGGACCTTTTGGCCAGCTTTGTAACGGCCTACGAACATATCCCTCCCACTCGCAAGCGAGAGATTTTTATTTCGCTCGTTGAGAACCTTGGCCCGGATGACTTTTTGTTTGCTGTCCTTGCCATGTTCGTTGACAGGTACGGAGCTACGGATGAGATGTTCTCCTTCACGTCGTACATTATGAGCTGCTTCTCCGTCGAGATTCAGCTTCACTCTTTGATCAAGTTCTTGGATCTGGTCAGTGACATCTTCAAGCCCAAGCCAGCGCTCTCCAACAGCCTGATTGGCAATGACTCCGACGCGGACAAGACCGCGTTGAAGCAGCttaccctcctccccaaccttcTTTCCAACAGCCGCCTCAAGCAGGAAATCACGGCCTTGGCCGAAAGAGACGACATGGAATCCGTCAAGATTCGGGACTCGTATGCCAAACTCCTGGAGGGTATTCTCTCCATGGCCAGCAatctcaaggccaagaaggccctcTACAGCCGCTGCGGTGATGCCTTGGCCAAGCTGCTTAGCCTGCTGTCCATTGCCGAGTTCATCAAGAGCGTGGATTCGTTGTTGGAGAGACCGGATATCGGCCTGCGCCGCAAGGTGTTGCAGGCCCTGGAGCTTCGCGTCGACAAGGAAAGTACGGGGGATCCCAAGTCTCGCGAGGCCCTGCTGGCTTTCTTGCCCCAGTTGACCGCTGTCATCCGGGAGTCGGACGACATGAACTACAAGCACACTGCTGTGACGTGTGTCGACAAGATTTCCGAGAAGTACGGCAAAAAGGACCTGGATGCTGTGGCTGCGGCTGCTCAGACCATAGCAGGGGACCACTGCCTTGGCCAGTCGTCTCAGGCTCTTCGGCTTATGGCGCTGTTGTGCTTGGCGTCGCTCGTTGATGTTCTTCAAGATGGCATTGTGCCTGTCCTTCCGGTTGCTATTCCCAAGACGCTAGGATACTTGGAGGAGAGCTTGTCGGGTGACAAGCCCAACACTGAGCTGCACAACGCTTCGTATGCCTTTGTGGCTGCGTTGGCTCAGCACATCCCCTACATGATCTCGGGTGCTTCCCTGGATAGGCTCCTGGCTTGCTCCAACGCCTCGGCCGTTGCTGATCTTGACGCCGAGTCTGCTCGTAACCGCTCTCACTGCCTGCAGCTCTTGGCCAAGCTGGTCGACCCCAAGGTCCTCTATACtgctctcaacaacaactgggccaccgccgccaagtCTGGTTTCGCCGCCATCACTGAATTCCTCGACATTCTCGGCCTGGCCCTTGACAAGCATGCTCGCCCGGCCGTGACCAAGaacatcaacatcctctCTGAAATCTTTACCAAGACGCTTGATCTCAGGAGAGTGGTGGTTACCGGCGAGATCAAGACCGAGCTCAGCGTGGAGCAGCTTGGGCAGATCGacagcctcatcatccagaCCGCCCTCAAGATGATCTACAAGCTTCACGACGCCGTTTTCCGCCCCGTCTTTAGCAAGCTAGTCGAATGGGGCTGGTCTGGTCTCCCCAAGAGTGATGCCAGCGGTCGGAcattgaggttggtgagcttgTACACCTTCCTCGACGCCTTTTTTGAGGCACTCAagtccatcatcacaaactACGCTTCATATATCGTCGACAGCGCGAGCAGCATCTTGTCTGGCACCAACTTTGCCAGGGAGAATGAAAAGCTCCTGTGGCAGCGTGTGGTTCGCACTTTGACAACATGCTTCAAGCACGACCAGGACGGCTTCTGGCAGGCGCCTTCGCATTACAATGCTGTCGCTccggtgttggtggagcAATTCTTGCATGCCGCCAACTTTGATGCTATGGAAGAGTTGATCcctgcggtggtggagctggCTGCTGCGGTGGACTCGCAGGAGCATAGGAAGGAGTTGAATACGAGCTTGCTGAAGCACCTCGAGtcgccggtggtggcggtgaggttggcggtgaTTAGGTGCCAGCAGGGCTTGAcggagaggttggaagaggagtggttgagggggttggcggagaTGCTGCCAAGGATTAGCGAGCtgcaggatgatgaggatgagggggttgagagggagaaTGCGAGGTGGATTGTGGGGattgaggagaagctgggggaGAGTTTGGATTCGATGTTGCAGTAG
- a CDS encoding hypothetical protein (EggNog:ENOG503P42Q; COG:I) produces the protein MSSTPYSPLDGISHPYYPPDATVPFYTANTTPLLTILLSFAGLISLFVLICLTLSRYANPKLQQSDLAVIAWFAVCGFLHLFFEGYFVLNHKTIPSSQYLFAQLWKEYGLSDSRYLTADPFMVWIETLTVLIWGPLSLLTIYLITTNQHALRHITQVVVCIGHLYGVALYYGTCHYIEKYRGLQYSRPEWVYYWGYYAGMNAPWAVVPVLLLWGSVKEIKRAFRAVQEDDIAKKGL, from the exons ATGAGCAGCACACCCTACTCCCCCCTCGATGGGATCAGCCACCCTTACTACCCCCCCGACGCCACCGTCCCCTTTTACACAGCCAACACAACCCCCTTGCTCAcaatcctcctctccttcgcGGGTCTCATATCCCTCTTCGTTTTGATATGTCTCACCCTCTCAAGATATGCCAACCCCAAGCTTCAGCAGTCCGATCTAGCCGTGATAGCCTGGTTCGCAGTTT GcggcttcctccacctcttttTCGAAGGTTACTTCGTCCTCAACCACAAAACCATACCCAGCTCCCAGTACCTCTTCGCGCAGCTCTGGAAAGAATACGGCCTGAGCGACTCCCGGTATCTAACCGCTGATCCATTCATGGTTTGGATCGAGACCCTCACCGTC TTAATCTGGGGCCCCCTATCCCTCCTCACAATctacctcatcaccacaaaTCAACATGCCCTCCGCCACATCACCCAGGTGGTGGTCTGCATAGGCCATTTGTACGGCGTTGCCCTCTACTATGGGACGTGTCACTACATCGAAAAGTACCGAGGCCTGCAGTACAGCAGGCCGGAGTGGGTTTACTACTGGGGGTACTATGCCGGCATGAACGCGCCTTGGGCGGTCGTGCctgttttgttgctgtggggGAGCGTAAAGGAGATCAAGCGGGCTTTCAGAGCTGTTCAGGAAGATGATATTGCCAAGAAGGGCCTGTAA
- the CWC15 gene encoding complexed with cef1p (COG:A; EggNog:ENOG503NY3T) translates to MTTAHRPTFDPARGKEALRGPAYHQRLLPAYTQLKFRQPGQGGDADHQSRDLRAELEAAEAAHYAKLRGAPIPGQSTGSQSEQQALPSNSSSSKRPLSIEQEDPESKRRRILEETRAIDADDSDASSEEDDEEDDDDDSDSDSDSDDEEAELQRELERVRRERAEKREREEKERLAAEEAEREKDIALGNPLLNNNNSGRADFNIKRRWDDDVVFKNQARGTEEKGKKKEFINDLLRSDFHKRFMSKYVR, encoded by the exons ATGACAACAGCCCATCGCCCTACCTTTGACCCG GCCCGCGGCAAAGAAGCCCTCCGCGGCCCCGCCTACCACCAACGCCTCCTTCCAGCCTACACCCAGCTCAAATTCCGCCAACCCGGCCAAGGAGGCGACGCCGATCACCAGTCCCGCGACCTCCGCGCCGAACTCGAAGCCGCAGAGGCGGCTCACTACGCCAAGCTCAGGGGCGCTCCCATCCCCGGCCAGTCGACTGGCAGTCAGTCAGAACAACAAGCCCTCCCCAGTaattcctcctcatccaagcGACCACTATCGATAGAACAAGAAGACCCCGAATCCAAACGCCGCCGCATACTAGAAGAAACCCGCGCCATAGACGCGGACGACAGCGACGCATCAagcgaagaagacgacgaggaagatgacgacgacgacagcgatTCAGACTCTGattctgatgatgaggaagccGAGTTGCAGAGGGAATTagagagagtgaggagggagagggccgAGAAACGGGAacgggaagagaaggagaggttggctgcggaggaggcggagagggagaaggataTTGCGCTGGGGAACCCGCTTctcaataacaacaacagcgGGAGGGCGGATTTTAATATCAAGAGGCGGTGGGATGACGATGTGGTGTTCAAGAACCAGGCGAGGGGcacggaggagaaggggaagaagaaggagttTATTAATGATTTGTTGAGGTCGGATTTTCATAAGAGGTTTATGAGTAAGTATGTTCGTtag